The following DNA comes from Mycobacterium sp. MS1601.
ATTCGGCCGTCCACGCCAGGGTCACCTCGTGGTCGGACTCCCCCGCAAACGACAGGTACGGCATCGTGACCGGCCCGGTCAGCGTCACCGGCAGCCCGTGTGCGACGGCCTGCTCATGTAGGCCGTCGACCAACTGTTGGCCACGGGTGAACATCTGCGTCACCCCGTCGACCTCGTCCAGCAGGTTGATGGTGGCCAGTGCGGCCACCATGGGAACCGCGGAGAACCAGAAGGTCCCGGTGACGAAAAACGAGCCGGCCGACTCCCGCAGGGCTTGTGCGCCCAGCACCGCCGCGACGGGATAGCCGTTGCCGATCGCCTTGCTCCACGACGAGAGGTCGGGCCGCACCCCGTACTGCTCCCAGCTGCCTCCGAACGACATTCGGAACCCGGTGCGCACCTCATCGAGGATCAGCACCGCGTTGTTCTCGTCGCAGATCCGCCGAAGTCCTTGCGCAAACGCAGGATCCACCATCTCGAGATCCGACCCTGCGGGGTCGTGCCGAAACGGTGCCACGATGATGCCGGCAAGATCGCCGCTGTGCTCGGCCGCCAGCTTCTCGACACCGGCCAGGTCGTTGTAGGTGTAGTAGGCCAGACCCGCACGGTCGGAGGGCAGCACTCCTGTCTTGTCGGGATTACACCAGGGCAGCGCCCCGTGATAGGTACCCTCCTCGACCAGGATCACCGACCGCCCGGTGTGCGCCCGGGCAATGGTCAGACACAGCGTCGTGACGTCGGAGCCGTTCTTGGCGAACATCGCCCAGTCAGCGTGCTCCACCACCGACACCAGTTTCTCGGCGAGCGTCACCATGTGTTCGGTGGGCCCGTTGGCGGTGTCGCACAGTTCTCGCTGCCGGGTGACGGCCTCTTCGACGCGGGGGTGCTGATAGCCGTGGATGATCGGCCCCCACGAGCACAGCAGGTCGATGTACTCGTGGCCGTCGGCGTCCCAGAGCCTCGAGCCGGCTGTCCGCGCGATGTATTGTGGTGCGCCAGGCCATAATCCGGTGGCAAGCTGGTGGCCGTACATGCCGTTCGGGATCACCCTGCGGGCCCGGTCCAGCAAGGCGTCATTGACGGGGTGGGCATTCAGTGTCGACGTCATGGCGAGCCTCCGGAGCAGGTGATCCGGACGGCGGCGCTGTCGTCGGGTGGTCTTGGAAGATTTGCAGATCAGCGGTGGCCGGGCAACCGCTGCGCTCATCCCTTCGGACAGGTGACCACTGCCTTCTGCAGTGCAACGCCGCATCGGGCGGCATCCACCGCGCAGGTCCGGCGGCGCTTGTGCGCCTCACGCTGCGCAGAGAGTCTTTTCGACGCTGTGATTTCACTGACGCGGTGAACAGTCCGGCACTACACAATCACCCACCACGACTTGTGCGTAACCGATCAGCGATACCTTCATCGTCCTTGGTGTCAGTTCGGACAGGTCGCTGTGGCATCCCGTAACACTGGCAGTGAGGGCGCATCGATAGGCAGCCCATAACCCCGCATCACGGCAATGAACTGCACCGCGTACTGACAGTGGAACGCCGCATTCGGCGGCATCCAGAACGCGGGCTCGGCGTCACCTTTGTCTTGATTTGTCGGTCCATCAACCGCGACGAGGTTGGCGGGGTCGTTGGCGAATCTGACCCTCATCTCGTCAGTCCAGTTCCGGGCACCCTGGTCCCAGGCATACGCCAACGGCACGATGTGCTCGATTTGAACGGCATCACCGGTCTGAGCTCCACGGACGAAGGGAATCGTCTTGCTGGTGTAGGGATCCCGCAGCACGCCGGTAGCGACCGCGGTGGGGCAGCGACTGATCGCGACGTAGGTCTTGTCGATCAGGTCACGGTCGAGGATGTCGTTGCGGGTGTCACAACCGTTGCGCCCGCCGGGAGCCGAGTTGTCGTCGGTCCACGCCTCACCAAAGGCTGCTCGCCGGTAGTCACCGCTACGGATCCGTGCCGGCACTTCGGACACCCCGGCCAGAACATCCACACCCGGCGCTACCGTCGGGACATCAGCCTCAGCCACGTGGGCTGCGGTCCGCTCGGCCGACGTCGACACCGTTTGGTAGGCCACGGTAACCGACAGCGCCGCGACCAGCGCGAGCCACACCAGCGTGGTGCGCTTCATGTCTTTTCCAGGAACTCGATGAGGTCGGTTTCGGTGAAGAACGCCGCCAGCGACGCCAGACCCGGATCATGCGGAATCCTCGCGTAGACCGCCTCACACATGGCGCGGGCATCCTCGATGATCTCGCGATGCTCGCGCAGCGACAGAAAGTGCAGGTGGTACGACCGCCCGGACTGGTTGAGGCCCAGCACATCTCCTTCACTGCGCTGGTCGAGGTCCAGTTCCGCCAACTCGAAGCCGTCGTGGGTGGCTGCCACCGCCTTGAGACGCTGACCCGAGCTCGACCCCTCCGGCAGCTGAGAGATCAGCAGGCAGAGGCTGGCATGACCGCCCCGGCCGATGCGGCCGCGGAGCTGGTGTAGCTGGCTGATACCGAAACGGTCGGCATCGGCCACCACCATCACGGTGGCGTTGGGGACATCAACACCGACCTCGATGACCGTGGTGGACACCAACACGTCGATGTCACCGGCCTTGAACGCCGTCATCACGGCGTCCTTCTCGATGGGGTCGAGGCGGCCGTGCATGAGTCCCACCCGCACGTGCTTGAGCGGCCCGTCCTTGAGGTGTTCGTAGAGAGTGGTGACCGGGATGGGGCGCGGGCCTTTCTCCTCGGTCTCCACGTCGTCGATACGCGAGGCCACCACGTAGGCCTGCCTGCCCTCGGCCACCTCTTCGCTGATCCGCGCCCACACCCGGGCCAGCCAGGCAGGCTTGTCATTGACGAACACCGTCTTGGTGTCGATGGGCTTTCGGCCCCGGGGCAGCTCCCGCAGCGTGGACGTCTCCAGGTCACCGTAGACCGTCAACGCGAGGGTACGCGGGATGGGTGTCGCCGTCATCACCAGCAGATGTGGCGAGATGCCCGCAGAAGACTTGGCACGCAACAGGTCTCGTTGCTCGACACCGAAGCGATGCTGCTCGTCCACCACCACCATCCCGAGGCGGTGAAACTCCACGGTGTCCTGCAGCAGGGCGTGCGTCCCGATGACGATGCCCGCCTCCCCCGCGGCGATCTCGTCACGAACCTGCTTCTTGCGGGCCGCCGACAAGGATCCGGTCAACAGCGCCACCCGGGTGCCGGACTGATCGCCACCGAGCTCACCCGCCGTACCGATGGGGCCGAGTACCTCGCGGATGCCACGGGCGTGTTGGGTGGCAAGCACTTCCGTTGGAGCCAGCAGCGCACACTGGTAGCCCGCATCGATCATCTGCAACATCGCCAGCACCGAAACGATGGTCTTGCCGGAACCCACTTCGCCTTGCAGCATCCGGTTCATCGGCACGTCGGCGGACAGTTCGTCGGACAGGGTGGTCAGCACGTCGACCTGCCCTTTGGTCAGGTCGAAAGGCAACTGGCCGAGCAGGCGGTCACGCATCCCGCCGGTGATCGGAGGCGCAGGCGGGCCGGGCTCCCGCTTCTGGCTGTACCGACTGGCCACCAGTGCCCACTGCATGCCCACGGCCTCGTCGAACGTCAACCGTTCGACCGCCCTGGCGCGCTCCTCGCTGTTCTCACTCAGGTGTATCGCGCGCAGCGCCTCGTCCTGCGACATCAGATTGTGCTCGCGCACATAGTCTTCCGGGAACGTCTCGGCCACCGGATCCAGCACCTCGAGCACCTGGCGGACGCAGGCGTAGATGTCCCAGCTCTGCAGTTTGGCACTCGCCGGGTAGATGGGGAAGAACTCCCGTTCGAAGACCGACATGTCCAGTTCGCCGTCCTCCCCTTTGACGGCAAGGGCTTTGAGGTTGGCGCTGCCACGCAGCCGGCCGGTGGGGGCATCGAGCACCAGGTGGGCCGGGTGGGTGAGCTGCATCTGGTCCCGAAAGAACCCGATCTCCCCCGAGATCATCAGTCGGGTGCCTTTCACCAGACTGTTCTTCAGGTACTTGGCGTTGAAGAAGGTGGCGGTCACGTTCCGGTCGGTCAGCGTCACCACCATGTACTCCTTCCTCGCCTTGGTAAAACGCACGTCGACCTTGCTCACGGTGTCGACGAAGGTGACATGCTCACCTGCCTGCGGGGCAGAGTCGTCGCCGAGCACCGTGGCGCCCTTGCTGTACTTGCGTGGGTAGTGCCGCAGCAGATCGTTGACCGTGCGGAGACCGAACACCTCATCGAGCTTGGCCGCGGCCTTCTTGCCGATGACAAAATCCAGCGGATCCCCGAGTTGCGCCATCTACTCCACTCCGATGATCACGATGTCACCGGAGTGCCCGGTCTGGTAGTCGACGAGTTCGGTGCCCGGGTGGTGCAGGTGCACGTGCTTGGCCAGCGTCGCCCCGATCTCCGGTCCGGCGCCCTGTCCCAGCAGCACGGTGACCAACTCACCACCTACGCCCAGCATCAGATCGATCAAACCCCTTGCAGCCGAGGTGATGTCGTGACGAACCACAAGCACTTCGCCGCCGATGATGCCAAGACCGTCGCCCACCCGGCACGGCCCCGCCCACGTCAGAGCCGCCTCCGCCGCCGCCCGCACCGACCCGTATCGGGTGGCGCCTGCCGCGGCAGCCATGGTGTATCCGTCGTCGACGGCGCGACGGGTCCGATCATGTACCGCCAACGCCGCCAATCCGTGCACCATGGACCCGGCCGGGACCGGGACCACATCGATTCCCCAGCTGATGGCCGCGGTGCAGCCGGCCACCAGTTCCTCGGCTGCGACATAACCGTTGGGCAGCACCATCACCTGAGCGGCTCCGGTGTCGATGAGCGCGCGCACCAGTTGCCGGGCGTCGATGGCGGTGTCGGCGCGCAGCACCATCGCCCCTTCGCCGGCGAACAGGTCGGCAGCGCCGTCACCGTCCACCACGGCCAGCACCGCCCGCTCGGCGGTGAAACCCCCAGGAGCCGACTTGCCGGTGGCGGCGAGCACCGAGATCTGGATGCGACTGGGCGTGCCGTAGACCAGACCTGCTTCGACGGCGGCTCCCGCGTCGTCGGTGTGGACGTGCACGGACAATCCGCCCTCAGGCAGTGCTTCGGCCAGGGCCACGGAATCACCAAGGGCCTCCAGGCGCCCCCGCAACCCGTCGACCGCGGCTCCCGCACAGCCGGCGAGCAGATACATCACCTCGAACTGCGCGGGTGGCGGCGCCACCACCGCCGCCGATCTGGCCGCAGGCCGCGGTTCGTAGGCCGGACGCACCGGCGTGTACCCCGTGACGGTGGCCCGTAGGGCGTCGAGGAGTACCACCAGTCCGCGGCCACCGGAATCCACGACGCCGGCCTCGGCCAGGACCGACAGCTGGTCGGGGGTCTTCTCCAGGGCCACCACCGCGGCATCACCGGCTGCCGCCACCACATCACCCAGGGGACCGCCGGCAGCCGTGCCGTGCTCGGCGGCGGCAGCGGCGGCCTGCAGCACCGAGACGATGGTGCCCGGCACCACCTCACCGCCCAGCGCGGACACCATCAGCCCCTCCGCGTGCCGCAGCGCCGAGGCCATGGTGGTGCCGTCGACCTCGGCCGCGTCGGTAGCGGTCACCTCGGCGAGGCCGCGCAGGATCTGGGACAACAGCATCCCCGAGTTACCCCTGGCCCCGTGCAGTGCGCCACGGGCCAGTCGTGAAGCGATGTCCGCGGGCCCCGCTCCCGCTTCGGCCGCGGAGGCCTCGGCAAGAGCCGACCGCATGGTGAACAGCATGTTGGTGCCGGTATCGGCATCGGCGACGGGAAACACGTTGAGGCGGTTGATCTCGTCGGTGTGCGTGATCAGATCCCCGACACACGCGTGTGCCCACGACAGCAGGGCCGGGCCGTCGAGGCGACGATCCGCCATGCTCAGACCTCCCACTACCCGCCATCCTGTGCGGCGCCAGCCTAGTCAGTGGCGACGACAGCTTCTGCCGAACTTCCCGCGCGCCGGGGTTGTGGACAGCGTTTTGGTGTTCACCGCACCGGCCGGTATTCTGTTCAGGTTGTCGGGTCACCCGCACCAGCGGTCGTTGGCCCGTCATTGTGTGTGATCCAGTAATCGAGTTTCGGATGAGGAGTTCTACATGGCTGCCGTATGCGATATCTGCGGGAAAGGCCCCGGCTTCGGCAAGTCGGTTTCGCACTCCCATCGCCGGACCAGCCGTCGCTGGGATCCGAACGTCCAGAGCGTGAACGCCGTGACCCGTCCCGGCGGCAACAAGAAGCGCATCAACGCCTGCACGTCGTGCATCAAGGCCGGCAAGGTCATCAAGCAGGGCTAAACGCTTAGCTGGGAAGAAAGATTCCCAGTTAGCCGGGTTAGTTG
Coding sequences within:
- a CDS encoding aspartate aminotransferase family protein gives rise to the protein MTSTLNAHPVNDALLDRARRVIPNGMYGHQLATGLWPGAPQYIARTAGSRLWDADGHEYIDLLCSWGPIIHGYQHPRVEEAVTRQRELCDTANGPTEHMVTLAEKLVSVVEHADWAMFAKNGSDVTTLCLTIARAHTGRSVILVEEGTYHGALPWCNPDKTGVLPSDRAGLAYYTYNDLAGVEKLAAEHSGDLAGIIVAPFRHDPAGSDLEMVDPAFAQGLRRICDENNAVLILDEVRTGFRMSFGGSWEQYGVRPDLSSWSKAIGNGYPVAAVLGAQALRESAGSFFVTGTFWFSAVPMVAALATINLLDEVDGVTQMFTRGQQLVDGLHEQAVAHGLPVTLTGPVTMPYLSFAGESDHEVTLAWTAECAARGVFVHPKHNWFISTALTEADVDEVLVATDGAFAEVAKRFY
- a CDS encoding HNH endonuclease family protein, with translation MKRTTLVWLALVAALSVTVAYQTVSTSAERTAAHVAEADVPTVAPGVDVLAGVSEVPARIRSGDYRRAAFGEAWTDDNSAPGGRNGCDTRNDILDRDLIDKTYVAISRCPTAVATGVLRDPYTSKTIPFVRGAQTGDAVQIEHIVPLAYAWDQGARNWTDEMRVRFANDPANLVAVDGPTNQDKGDAEPAFWMPPNAAFHCQYAVQFIAVMRGYGLPIDAPSLPVLRDATATCPN
- the recG gene encoding ATP-dependent DNA helicase RecG, coding for MAQLGDPLDFVIGKKAAAKLDEVFGLRTVNDLLRHYPRKYSKGATVLGDDSAPQAGEHVTFVDTVSKVDVRFTKARKEYMVVTLTDRNVTATFFNAKYLKNSLVKGTRLMISGEIGFFRDQMQLTHPAHLVLDAPTGRLRGSANLKALAVKGEDGELDMSVFEREFFPIYPASAKLQSWDIYACVRQVLEVLDPVAETFPEDYVREHNLMSQDEALRAIHLSENSEERARAVERLTFDEAVGMQWALVASRYSQKREPGPPAPPITGGMRDRLLGQLPFDLTKGQVDVLTTLSDELSADVPMNRMLQGEVGSGKTIVSVLAMLQMIDAGYQCALLAPTEVLATQHARGIREVLGPIGTAGELGGDQSGTRVALLTGSLSAARKKQVRDEIAAGEAGIVIGTHALLQDTVEFHRLGMVVVDEQHRFGVEQRDLLRAKSSAGISPHLLVMTATPIPRTLALTVYGDLETSTLRELPRGRKPIDTKTVFVNDKPAWLARVWARISEEVAEGRQAYVVASRIDDVETEEKGPRPIPVTTLYEHLKDGPLKHVRVGLMHGRLDPIEKDAVMTAFKAGDIDVLVSTTVIEVGVDVPNATVMVVADADRFGISQLHQLRGRIGRGGHASLCLLISQLPEGSSSGQRLKAVAATHDGFELAELDLDQRSEGDVLGLNQSGRSYHLHFLSLREHREIIEDARAMCEAVYARIPHDPGLASLAAFFTETDLIEFLEKT
- a CDS encoding DAK2 domain-containing protein encodes the protein MADRRLDGPALLSWAHACVGDLITHTDEINRLNVFPVADADTGTNMLFTMRSALAEASAAEAGAGPADIASRLARGALHGARGNSGMLLSQILRGLAEVTATDAAEVDGTTMASALRHAEGLMVSALGGEVVPGTIVSVLQAAAAAAEHGTAAGGPLGDVVAAAGDAAVVALEKTPDQLSVLAEAGVVDSGGRGLVVLLDALRATVTGYTPVRPAYEPRPAARSAAVVAPPPAQFEVMYLLAGCAGAAVDGLRGRLEALGDSVALAEALPEGGLSVHVHTDDAGAAVEAGLVYGTPSRIQISVLAATGKSAPGGFTAERAVLAVVDGDGAADLFAGEGAMVLRADTAIDARQLVRALIDTGAAQVMVLPNGYVAAEELVAGCTAAISWGIDVVPVPAGSMVHGLAALAVHDRTRRAVDDGYTMAAAAGATRYGSVRAAAEAALTWAGPCRVGDGLGIIGGEVLVVRHDITSAARGLIDLMLGVGGELVTVLLGQGAGPEIGATLAKHVHLHHPGTELVDYQTGHSGDIVIIGVE
- the rpmB gene encoding 50S ribosomal protein L28, which produces MAAVCDICGKGPGFGKSVSHSHRRTSRRWDPNVQSVNAVTRPGGNKKRINACTSCIKAGKVIKQG